TACATTTAACAAAACGAATCCCCCCACATGGATTAGCATATAAAAAAGCATCCATACATGGATTTGTAGTTCAAAATAAATCTACTTTCGGCAAGCACACCTACGCCTTTCTAGCTCTCAATATTGACATCTTCAGCATCTGTGTCTGGGATTTCGTTAGCCGGCACCAATTCACCCTTGTAAAAATCCTTTTTAACATCAAAGTTGCCTTCATCAAGTggaatcttataaaaatatttggcTTGTTGAAGCGCTTTCTCAAAACCAAGTTGATGTTGTTCAAATATAAAGCTTTCGGCTTCAAAAACGTTGGTCCTCAGCTGACTTATCTCTTCATCCATGAGTTTGATGGCATTTTTGTCGGCTTCGTTCGTAGACAATAACGCTAACACCTTCTCATTCAGCAGTTGATTCTCTTTACGGAGTTGAGCGTTTTCTTCACTTGACCTCGAGCTTTCATTCTTCAATTCaacaatttcttttttaaactcTTCCTTTGCAACTTCTTGTTCACctttttgtttcttcatttcttcTAGTTGCTCGAACAAAGAGCTCGTTTTCTCCTTGTATTCAGCAAGGTCAGTCctcaatttctcaaattcagATAAAGACACACAATTTCCATTTTTCTCCTTCATCATTTTTCCAATCAACAAACTTCTACTCGACAATTCAATAATCGAATCAGCCAATGAAGCAGCATCCATATTTTTCAACATATTGTAAGACGATTCGTTAAAAGAAGTTTGGACAAACTTCGCATACTTAGTTGATGCACAAAAAATGGTTTCAGAAAGTGGTTCCGATGACACATTCTCAACACGACGATGACGCCGAGAAGAAGAGTGTGATCTCTTGCTGCTTCTATCTCGTTTCTTTGATTTTTTCGAAGGCCCAGCAACATCAACATGATGCGTAACTTCAACCATTTCAACAGGTGCAACACGCTCCGCTTCTTCCGTTTCAACAACAGGATTCACCACATTTTCGCGCCGAGGAGTTACATCCCTACTTTGTTTAGCAACTTCGAAAAATAAGACCGAGCTTTCGGATTTGTGCTTGCCATCAAagctgaaaatcaataaaaaacttAGCAAAGTTAAAAAACACATCCTATCAAACAAGTACATGAAGAACAACCACCTACCAATAAGATCTTCTCGTGGATGGGACGAAGTGTACAATTGTAGCAAGGCGCGAGTGGGAACTTGGTACGAGAGGTGACTGAAAACTTCAATAACATGACGATCGGCCGCCCCCATTGAGTGAAAAGATATTGAATTAAATTTCACCGGATCTCTTGTCCAGTAAAAAGGAAATTTTGGAGACTCTCCATTGAAAAAAATACTCTTTCCCTATCGGCTctattagaattttgaaaaaacctCCCTTGAAATCCTTATAAGATGATGTAAAAGGTTTAAGGAAGCAAACGTTGGATTTACTAATAAGAGAAAGCCATCCTGGTCGTTTACCAGGCCGAGAACTATAATAATACAGGAACGAAGCTGGACTAGGAGAAAGCGACAGtaatttacacaaaatactAAAAGCTTGCATGGCAGCCCAACCATTAGGGTGAAGCTGAGTAGGGGCAacattaagaaaattaagaacgCCTATTTGAAAGTTGTTCAAAGGCAATCGAATATGAAGGTCTCTAAAAAAGCAagcataaaaatagaaaaattcatAACTATCATCTTCTCGGCCATGGCAAACATTATCAACATCCCCAACACGCCGAAAGGAAATAATATCGTTTTCAATATCAGAATAATAAATATGAGAATGAGAAAGAAAACTACGAAGTTCGGTAGCAGAACGATACTTCGAAAAATATTCCCGAACCCTAGGGTTAACCCACTGATAACCTGGACGAAGGTTTTTCCGAGGCAACATAAAATCGACTTCTTGAGGAACATCAACAGTAGGAGCTCCATTAGAATCATTCATGCAAGAAGGGGTAGCAGATGAAGACTTTAAGTCTGGATGATCCTCTTCCCGAACCACTCGCCCAGTTGATTCACCACCCGCGCTCGAACAATCATCACTAGCAGAAAAGCTTGAAAGAGACATTACCTTTCCAGAATCAACTGAAGATGAAAAATGAGCTTCTGTTAATAGCGATAAGTTTCACAATCACAAAAAGACTCAGAAAGGAACCTATTTATAACCCACGCGAACCCTAGAATTTGAAACGTTATGATCGcacaaaattattcaaaaatatatatgatcTAACGGTTAAAATGGACATCTCATGTCAAATCATGTATTTTCAGAAAAGTAAATTACGAAAACCAAGGCATTAAATACCAAATCAAATCAACACTCaaaactattatattatattaagacaCAAATCATTTCAAtctaaatcaattatttttgtctcGGGGGCCAGTGTACTGGTAGCCTAAAACCGAGAGGTATAGGCCGAGAACTACATGTCCAATAATCAAAGTGATAAATTAGAACCGAAAGGTCTGGACCGAAACCTGAAaggataataaaaatcataataaagccCAATTTAAATAAGGAACTTGCACAAGGGggtgtaaaagtaataaaaaggtgtgaTAAGAAAGTCCAAAAGTACTGTAGAAGGCCCATCAAcgaaactctataaataggaggttagcacaagaaaaaggtaagagtgattttatctgaaAAACCATTACAttgtttctgactttggcatcggagcgacttgcaggtacaTCCCCCACCTGTGATGAATACCAACCGAGAGGAGTAGCCGAGTGGTGCAGCCGAGAAGAACAGCCGAGATGAATAACCGAGAGAAGCAGCCGAGAGGAACAACCGCGAGTCCAGCCCAAGAAGTAATCCAGCCCAATAGAAACCCGAGAGTATAGCCCGAAATCAGAAGATTTGTGTAAAAGGCCATCTTGTTTTAGTTCGAGTGTTCTTGGTCCCTTTTGTAAGAACAGTAATAAAATAATCATGCAatcaaatatactttaaaaatatatttgttttctaattaaaagtttatatttattacatAGAATTCATATTTTGCCTCTCTCCAGTAATGAATATATGTCCTTACTTTAATATTGccaatgttttaatatttaccgaaaacatattttattttccttaatgtcaaataataatgaaaaaaattctaattagatatattttaaaacagaGTAACAAATTGATAATAAGATACCgattatattcattttaaactTGATAACTAAGTTTAAAAATTGAGTATACTTATAATTATATTGGTCGATGAAAATATTTCCTCTCAAGtacaaattcaaacaaaatacaatttttttctacCTACAAATTTATGTTAACTAAGTAAAccatttctaaaaaaaaatctttaaaatttagTGCATGAGTTGGTGTAAACTCTCTCAAAATTATAGGGTTGAGATGTTATAAACCCATTTATAatatatgttaatttttatatgtGTGTTCTAGAATAGGGAACCAACACGCTTGTTTGTGTTCATTTTGTACTGTTAGTTGAACTTGAACTATTTTTTAGTTAGAGATTAATCTTTTAAATTACTAATATCTCTATAATACGTGTGACGTGTGTTTTTacataaaatgtttatttttcacatataatattattattgaactTTAATAATATGcttaaataacataattatgAACTAAACCATACTTTTTCTTAGTGAAAATGTATTTAAAGAGTGTAATTAGAAGAGGATATAATGTTAGTAAGTGAAagagtttttaattaatttcttatGAAAAAAAAGGTCCACCTAAAAAACCCTTCCGAGAGATCCGAAAGTGTTTTTAATCCTATAAAAGAAGAATTATGAATATGAGATAAAATAGATTATATTactaaaatatgtatttataaataTCTTAAACGATAACTTTGAATTAACTGtataatcattattattttataaatagtaatttatcattaaaaattcattaaacaatgttattttattgttattaatcaCAATAAAAGATCAGTCAGTTAAAAGATGTATACACTTATCCGAATTTGTATCGATGTATACACTTATCCGAATTTTTTGATATTTCTAACTTTATAATGGATAAGTAAATagcatataatataatataatatgctCTCTAATTTGACAGAGCTCCATGCCTGGGAAGTGACAAAGGGAAGTATTATAAAAAGAAGTGCAAAGGAAATAATGCATCGAATGCTTTCCTTGAAAACAAGCACATGCCCACAACCTACATATTTAATCATTTGAGACACGTGTCTCAACTAAtctcatttaaatatttaagtatTGAAGtcacaatatatattttaattgaaaaaatgtaGAAGTAGTTGTTTAACATAAAAACAATCAAGGTCGTTTGGATCTTTATTTTGTCCTTATTGTTTTTGTATTGTTAGAGGGCATGTGGATAGATGAAAGAAAACTATGTTGGGGTGTGTTTTCGTACAAGAGCATGTGCTGGAGAACATTTGTTTTTGTAATTATGCTGGTTTTGCCTTccattgatatttattttactcatatatatatatatatatatatatatatatatatatatatatatatatatatatatatatatataaaggacTTTGTCTTTCTGTCCTTTTGGCAACTCCAAAAACAAAGCATCTAAGATCCTAATTTTTTGGCACTAAAATATTTACACTCCTATTTTACAACACGTTTTATTACTTTCatattcattaattttatttatattttaattaaataacttaatttcATATATTGTTATAAGAATGTCAAATAGTAACAGTGGTTTGAAAACATCTTTATCCCAACAGGAAAGGAAACCAAGACTAACAACAAACTGAAGGGTGCgagtcatatatatatatgactatTTCACTGGATAATGCGTGGTTATAATTAttggttaaaaaaaatcaatgttttTAAATGAGGATAAAGTAAAAAGCATACATTcaataacataaaaattaataataattacaatagtttaatttttaatcataattattaatttactttatttttaaaatgcatTTCATTCGctttaaagaagtaattaaatgttttatatatccttgtgcattttaaaatataatttttagcttaaataaatttgtCATCCTCGTCATTCGGTAGAATTTGTTTATAGTCCAATACACGGTCTTTTACAATGTAAAaagtatttcaaaatataaatgatacatatatatatatacacgatGTTAAAAAAGGATAGTCTAATAAAGTTTATTGTTTCTAGATACTCTGCATTGGTATTTGCTCATATACATAAGTCACACTTCACAAAATAACCAAAACATGTAAGAGGTAAGTTTATGGAAGTAAATTTTCATcaagaaataatatatattaaaaaaaaacatctcaataagcaaatcttaattatttaatattcttcaaattataaaaaaaaaatataaatcacaCATGAATTTACTCATTTAggatattcaaaaaaaaaaaaatatcaactaAAGTCTTTCGAAAGATTCGTATTAAATAAGTCCTATCAAAGACTAACATTTTATCAAATTCAATACTTGGATTTACAAAAGAACCCAAGAATCATGGTATCATGGTAAGTTCAATGTATATCAAGTTGTGCATCtacatatgtcacggtgtgcatgaacttcCCCATAAACTTCTCACtacctgatatcttagtttatGTGACTTAAAACATCAGTGAAGTTAGGGAGTATTTGTTACCACAtgaacatcaatacttaatacacaacacaAACAATAATTCATACATTATCttaaatgtatgactttaaTTCCATACAATTGTCCTCATACAATATCATTTAATGACTTATacatcatttaatatttttcaaatatatcacaTATATCATTTAGGAATTTCACAATTGAATTGCTTATACAAGAAAAAGAGACAataagaaaagagaagaaagaaaaaaagattttttttgaaGGAAAAATTAGGCTAGCTTGAGCGAAAATGAGGCCAAGATCAGGCCTAGTTGCACTGAAATTTTTGCCTAAGCGAAATTTGccttgcttgagcgagaatgggTTGCACTTGAGCGAGAATTCCCTCATCTGAGTAGAAATTGACTCGAGACTAAGCTTAGTTGTAGTATAATCTTtgtttgaacgaaaatattttcACTTGGACAATAATGAACCTGAGAGTATGGTAAATATTCTACCCCATTTCGCTTGAGTGATAATACCATAACTTAAGTAACTTAACAAACTTAATTTCGAATCTTCAACCAAAATCAACACTTCAAATTATTCATAACACAATTCACTAACATTCAAAAACACatttaacagaaaaaaaaaacacttaaatactaaattaTCAAAATCAACATCCGTACAAGAGAAATTGTAacttgggaccacgtccccttCACTTCCAGATCTTTTAGCCTAGCCTACTATTAAAAAGCTAAAGTTAGTTCCCtttacttgaatatttttctttcCAAGCAACCTCTATGatcttacttttttttagtCTGGATAAGCTTGAAGTTATGACGATTTAATACAAGTTATTTAAATAGAACAAAAaatcagtatatagtagaataaggaATCTCTATAGCAAAAATAGACTTACTTTGTTTGAGAATCTGTTCAAATAGAAATGTTCATTGACTCCTCAGCTACTCTGAGGTGCAATCAtattctaatattttaaaatagacgAGATTTGGAGTGAGAAAGTGAAGAGAAAATGAAGAGAATGAGAAAGGAAGAAAGTGAGGTTGacgcttttttttttttttttttctatggaGCTTTACACTTTATACttttattcttaataaaaaaattaggtataattaagtttcaaattttttcataaatttatatattttcaattaagtccctttttttatttaatactaaaaaaatttatgttttttcaattaattttttaccGTTTAGTTTTTGTATAAACTAGGTGAAGTGAATGTTATATTGTTCGTCCTCTTGATTACAACAATTCTCTCATCCCTTTCAtaataattacatatttaaaaattatttttttaataattagtaatataacttttttacaTTAATGGTTTATTAATTAGACTCTTTGTtaccaaatatatatatattattgtaaattaataataataataaaaaaatttaaaaaaatgcaatAAGGACGAAAACATTttaatccattttttttaaaaataaaatgtgtttCAAATTCAAGTTCATTTTGATAATATTTCTATGATTAATCATCGTATTTGAGATATTGTTCACTTTAGAGTTTGAAACTCAAATTATCTTTACAAAACATATCAATATCAGATGGTTAAAGGTGaatgtgtatttaaattatcCTTGATCTCGACTCCTAAGTGATGTGTGATCATTGGACATACCAGAAAAAATGTTCACAATCGAGGGCTAAGAAGAATAAGGGTTCGTCTTTAGAACCACTTTTTCATTCCCACAACAACGTCAATGCTCTGACCTCAAGTATATTGAGATAACATTATCGGGATCAATAACCGCATTCAAGGTATTGTCCGCGTTGGACTTGAAACTTTATCACTATATTGTTCTTAAAAGGCGTCTCAGAtgttaaagagaaaaaagatagatttaaattatcttttgtCTCGACCCCAATCAAATCAAACGCAACCGAATTGGATATAGTAATTATTGATtgaatgataaatatttaataattaattatatctcttatttattttaaatgttttttgaaTAGTGCAACCTGCCTGTAAAGACTTATAAATACAAGTCAATCTCATAGGGACTACTCACTTCTCATACTTATTATACTTATAATTCTCTTTCTGCTATTAGTAATTTGagcatgaattttttttttttttgcatgcaTATCTCCCTTTACCATCTTTGATCAACTTGGTAATCATATCTCAAAATCATAACTCAACAACTTGGTAAGTCACCTTTTTCCATCTTGGAAGATCAACACTTTTTTTCCAGTAAGAacaaattgtatttttaaatataccCATTTTTTTTTGACATATTGCTTAATCtattaataaaacaaatcaaattcaATAAGTAGCTTAACttctcaatttaattttttcctgaatatatatatttagaagatgagcattatttgtttttattttgtaaatagtttaaaacattcaaattagatttaattttatatccTACTAATCCATAGATTTTGATATTAATCAATTTTAGATGATCTTATGTGTAAtttctaaataattattataaaaatcaaccaaataaatattttagctTTATAATTACTAAGAACGCTGAGGTGTAAGTTTTGAAATTAATGAACATAACGATTTGAGCGCGCGCAAACGCGAGAAAGCTTTCATCGCTTGAGTTTCTCTCATTACTCACAGGGCGTCTCTCTCACTGAGATACGAAGCTTTTGCAATGTCTGCAACCAAATCCGGGTCAAGGAAGCGGGCATCCGAATCCGAACTCACGAAGACCGATAAGAACAACCGATCAACAAAAGATAATTTCGATCTCGATTTGGATTTCGATCTCTCAGAGTTCGTCTTCGCTGCTTTTTGTcctttcatttatttgtttggAATTGTGCTAAAATCGTGCAAATCTTCAGTGACATAAAAGGAATCGTGTCCGCGCTGCACTTGATCAGAGACAAGGCTCAGAAGGATGGTCAGAAGAAGAACGAAGAGACAATATCCAGGTACTTACGTTTCGATCCTACCTGAAACGTTTCTGTTACTGTAGTTTAAACTTCGAAGATTGTGCCTGGAAATATTGGAATAATGCATAGAAGGTTTTAGCAGTGTTTTATTCTGATTTTGAATCGATGTGCGTGCTTCTTTTATGTGATCTAGAACATGCATGCTTGACGTGGAATTGTAAATTTGCCACAAACATCGATCATAATTGACTTCGAATGAAAAGAGCTACAAATTTGATGCAACCgccattttattttcttatttgtggTTTCCATAATCAGTGTTTTAGTgattgctgttttttatttgtgatAGTGTGGGTTTTGAAGTTAAGTCTATGATGGAGGGATTGAGGTCAAAAATTGAGAAGGACAGGTAAACGTGAAGTCTGAATTTCATGTTGTTTTGGTTTCCCGGTATTTCACTGTATTAAACAGTATATTTTCGTTGCAATGTCAGGCAAAGCATTACTAAAGCGCTTTCAAAGAGTTCCAAAGAGGTTTGTAGACGATTATGGTTTGTGTGGATATGTGTTACCCAAAACTGGTTTAATCATTGTTTTTATTACTAGCATGCAGTACGAGAGTTCCTTGAAGAGCGAAACTACTAAGTTTCAAGCACTTCACGAGAACTTTTGCAAAGAGAAAGCCACTTCTCTGCAGGCACTGAAAGGTACTCCCTGTAGGATAGTCATTGTGGACTAATTAGCTTCATCTGTTATGAACGTGTAATAGCCTTTTTTTGAATAAGTGAAACTGCTTGTGTTATCTTATTATGATTCTTTGACAGTTTCTAGAATATATAGTAGTGGTAATTCCTATGAAATTAAGTGTTacttttgaaatatataaattataatagtgTTAATTCATCTGGTATAATAGATGCTAACCACTGTTCTGTCCATTGATAGATATTATCTCCAAATTTGAAGAGGAAAAGGAAAAACTATTTGTGCGATATGAACAACTGAGTAAGCTATATCATTTAATCTGCCtttatgaatttataaaatagcaACCTGagttcaataattttattttctctacAACTTCACGAATGCTACACAGGGAAGAAGGAAAGAATTATGATATCTGAACAAGAAAAGGCCTGCAATGATAAAATTGCCCAACTGGAAGAAtcattgaaaaagaagaaacagGTAAATTAAGCAGTGGGATATAGTTTTATATGTTGCATTCTATTCGTCTCTCTTTGATTCATATATTCAGTGGGGCATGAACATATACGATTGATTGTCTTTTGTCACACAGGACGATAAAACTTTCAGCATTCTCAGGAAAACACTAGGTTCGTTCTTGGAAAGTACCTCGGACGAGGATTTCCCACCTGAGGACTGAGACTGCAATGAGCAGATCGTCTGATGTGTCACAATCACTGATTCAATTAATTTCACTGGAAAATGTTATCAAAGATAAACTCGAGGTCAACTCTCTTTACAGAGTTTCACTTTAATCTCTTATTACAACCaggttttaaaaatataattcttGCAACACAAATTCTGGACAATATCTGCTTATATTAAGATATATATTTTCCTTGTTCTTGCAGATGTTTCTCCTTCTTTTCTTGCTATCATTGTTGCTGATTCTGATTAAATTCTTCTCCAAATCTGAGCGCAAAGCTATCATAGAAACCATATATTTTTCAATGGTTCTTACCTTTCAGTAGACTAATTAAGTGTGAGTGATTGAAATAAACTAGTCTAGATTAAGATTGGTTTAACAGTCTTAATCTTTACAAATCCTCTCgtcaataaaaattttaattgacCTGTTTGGACAAGTGtatgagaaaaaataaaaaatattaacatcgataatttttttaatttttacacaAATACATGAAAGATAtcgtttcatttttttttttctttttattttttcaatatttaagtGAGAAATTATTTAGATCTAATTcaatatattgaataaatagaGCGTAAGAAAGATACCAGCAAATCGCTTTTTCTCCATCCCTAGCACTCTTCatagataattaaaataagtgTTGTAGTTAACTCtcttttagagacaaaaattaccattttagtgtattttttttaccaaaactattagaaaacacatattttgaaattaattatgTCTTATATTTCATTTTCACG
The sequence above is a segment of the Phaseolus vulgaris cultivar G19833 chromosome 2, P. vulgaris v2.0, whole genome shotgun sequence genome. Coding sequences within it:
- the LOC137809767 gene encoding uncharacterized protein, which codes for MSATKSGSRKRASESELTKTDKNNRSTKDNFDLDLDFDLSDDIKGIVSALHLIRDKAQKDGQKKNEETISSVGFEVKSMMEGLRSKIEKDRQSITKALSKSSKEYESSLKSETTKFQALHENFCKEKATSLQALKDIISKFEEEKEKLFVRYEQLRKKERIMISEQEKACNDKIAQLEESLKKKKQDDKTFSILRKTLGSFLESTSDEDFPPED